A single Candidatus Poribacteria bacterium DNA region contains:
- the scpB gene encoding SMC-Scp complex subunit ScpB, with product MDSEYVTAVELIEEPDPISAQKPKLIFEAILFAASEPISVEQFQAVLPGLNKRAIRTELDELRQDYQEMRRSFRLVEIANGYQICTCPEYAEWIQKFYTRQVRVKLSPSALETLAIVAYKQPITRTEVAALRGVNSDSVLNSLVEKGLVCIAGRKDGRSLLFSTTDEFLQQFGLKDASELPSLEEIDELLNTSNGDEPAQSPLPVAMEENAEQ from the coding sequence ATGGATTCTGAATATGTTACCGCTGTCGAGTTGATAGAGGAACCGGACCCAATATCAGCGCAAAAACCTAAACTAATTTTTGAAGCCATTCTGTTCGCCGCAAGCGAACCAATTTCGGTGGAACAGTTTCAGGCAGTGCTACCGGGATTAAACAAGCGCGCGATACGGACAGAACTCGACGAACTGCGCCAAGACTATCAAGAAATGAGACGGAGTTTTCGCCTTGTTGAGATTGCGAATGGTTACCAAATCTGCACGTGTCCAGAATACGCAGAGTGGATTCAGAAGTTTTATACGCGTCAGGTTCGGGTCAAATTGTCCCCGTCAGCACTGGAAACACTCGCAATCGTTGCTTACAAGCAGCCAATAACGCGCACCGAGGTCGCTGCGCTTCGCGGTGTCAACAGTGATAGTGTGCTCAACTCGCTTGTAGAGAAAGGGCTGGTCTGTATCGCTGGGAGAAAAGATGGACGTTCCTTGCTCTTTTCAACCACAGACGAGTTCCTCCAACAATTCGGCTTGAAAGATGCCTCTGAGTTGCCTTCACTTGAAGAAATCGACGAACTCCTTAACACATCAAACGGAGATGAGCCTGCCCAAAGCCCCCTTCCAGTCGCCATGGAGGAGAACGCAGAGCAATGA